The Terriglobales bacterium genome includes a region encoding these proteins:
- the pilM gene encoding type IV pilus assembly protein PilM — protein MFGMGGSKTIVGLDIGSSSIKAVELKKSRGAIELAHVGVEPLANDVVVDSMIMDSPAVASAITKLFADAGIKTRSVATSVSGHSVIVKRIQVATMTEEQLAESINTEAAQHIPFDITDVHIDYQILSEDLSGPQMDVLLVAVKKDKILNYTNVLSMAGKSPNIVDIDVFALQNCYEYNYEPAPGATVALLNLGASVMNINILKGSTPLFTRDVSVGGHQYTDALQKELDLSFDDAESLKLGERVGTVSEDAKLPILQQVTEIIVLEIQKTFDFFRATAAGEHIERIYLAGGSSKVPGLMEALRQEFSLPVEILNPFAKIDYVSNASDLIDRNAGQLAVAVGLALRSFEDL, from the coding sequence ATGTTTGGAATGGGCGGCTCGAAAACGATCGTTGGATTGGACATTGGCTCCAGCAGCATCAAGGCGGTGGAGCTGAAGAAGTCACGGGGAGCGATTGAACTGGCGCACGTCGGCGTAGAACCGCTGGCGAATGACGTGGTGGTGGATTCGATGATCATGGATTCGCCCGCGGTAGCCAGCGCGATCACAAAATTATTTGCCGACGCGGGAATCAAGACGAGGTCGGTTGCCACCTCAGTGAGCGGACATTCCGTCATCGTGAAACGGATCCAGGTTGCGACGATGACGGAAGAGCAACTCGCGGAGAGCATCAACACCGAAGCGGCGCAGCATATTCCTTTTGACATCACGGACGTGCACATCGACTACCAGATCCTTTCAGAGGACCTGAGTGGGCCGCAGATGGACGTTCTGCTGGTGGCGGTGAAAAAGGACAAGATTCTCAATTACACCAACGTGCTCTCGATGGCGGGCAAAAGCCCGAATATTGTAGACATTGACGTCTTCGCACTACAGAACTGCTACGAGTACAACTACGAGCCGGCACCTGGTGCGACGGTAGCGCTGCTGAACCTGGGCGCGAGCGTCATGAATATCAATATTCTGAAGGGCTCGACGCCGTTGTTCACCCGAGATGTGAGCGTTGGCGGGCACCAATACACGGATGCCCTGCAGAAAGAGCTGGACCTCAGTTTCGACGACGCAGAGTCGCTGAAGCTGGGTGAGCGAGTCGGAACGGTGAGCGAAGACGCCAAGTTGCCCATCCTGCAGCAGGTGACGGAGATCATCGTCCTGGAAATCCAGAAGACCTTCGACTTCTTCCGCGCAACCGCGGCGGGAGAGCACATCGAGAGGATTTACCTCGCGGGTGGCTCTTCCAAGGTCCCAGGCCTGATGGAAGCACTGCGGCAAGAGTTCTCGTTGCCGGTAGAGATCCTGAATCCGTTCGCGAAGATCGATTACGTCTCGAATGCTTCCGATCTGATTGACCGTAACGCAGGGCAGTTGGCGGTCGCGGTGGGTTTGGCCCTAAGGAGTTTTGAAGACCTATGA
- a CDS encoding helix-turn-helix domain-containing protein, with the protein MADAPEVMNIRQASEYLGVSPDTLYKYVYEEKIPAFKLGNRWKFKKTILDTWMERKSSVGEGKAKKRPKAARAVAAR; encoded by the coding sequence ATGGCCGATGCGCCTGAAGTAATGAACATCCGCCAGGCTTCCGAGTACCTGGGCGTGAGTCCTGACACGCTTTACAAGTACGTTTACGAGGAGAAGATCCCGGCCTTCAAGCTGGGTAACCGCTGGAAATTTAAAAAGACCATCCTCGACACATGGATGGAGCGCAAGAGTTCGGTGGGCGAAGGGAAAGCCAAGAAAAGACCCAAAGCGGCTCGTGCAGTTGCGGCACGTTAG